The following proteins are co-located in the Dehalococcoidia bacterium genome:
- a CDS encoding zinc ribbon domain-containing protein, producing the protein MPLYEFYCEPCDGVFELLRSIRESSDPASCPVCSRDARRVMPTSFNAFTFRDGYPRRIPDKGTYWHLGKEVKNLVTGPVRPNEHPEINKPIPPPKPLKGDVADKREVARLQAEQKAAEERERQAAIQAYEKMQAEGKKTADAL; encoded by the coding sequence ATGCCGCTCTATGAGTTTTACTGCGAGCCTTGCGACGGCGTCTTCGAGCTGCTGCGCTCGATCCGCGAGTCGTCCGATCCGGCCTCGTGCCCGGTCTGCAGCCGCGACGCGCGCCGGGTGATGCCGACCTCGTTCAACGCCTTCACCTTCCGTGACGGCTACCCGCGGCGCATTCCGGACAAGGGCACCTACTGGCATCTTGGCAAAGAGGTCAAGAACCTCGTCACCGGGCCGGTGCGCCCGAACGAGCATCCAGAGATCAACAAGCCGATCCCGCCGCCGAAGCCGCTGAAGGGAGACGTCGCGGACAAGCGCGAAGTCGCCCGCTTGCAGGCCGAGCAGAAGGCGGCGGAGGAGCGCGAGCGCCAGGCGGCGATCCAGGCCTACGAGAAGATGCAGGCCGAAGGCAAGAAGACGGCCGACGCCCTCTAA
- the recO gene encoding DNA repair protein RecO, producing the protein MPARIPRVYRTEAIVLRQRKLGEADRIVTLYSPQLGKIEAVAKGVRRQTSRKAGHLEPLTWSTLLLAHGQNLDIVTQSETVESFMPLREDLQRLARGIYAAELVDRFSEPRSENYPVFRLLAETLRRLATPADSADLAVRLFELHLLAFVGYRPQLDRCVVCSGPLTPVTNAFGPALGGVVCPACRAAQPGLWPLSVNALKILRLLQRGDWTTAAGLRLSAELLSEIELLLRGYIRYVLEATPRSVVFVDALRRDTPAGRPKHLELEPATPALAARGGA; encoded by the coding sequence GTGCCCGCACGCATCCCCCGTGTCTACCGCACCGAGGCGATCGTCCTGCGCCAGCGCAAGCTCGGCGAGGCGGATCGCATCGTCACGCTCTATTCGCCGCAGCTTGGCAAGATCGAGGCCGTGGCGAAGGGCGTGCGCCGCCAGACCAGCCGCAAGGCCGGCCACCTGGAGCCGCTGACCTGGAGCACGCTGCTGCTGGCGCATGGGCAGAACCTGGACATCGTCACGCAGAGCGAGACGGTCGAGAGCTTCATGCCCTTGCGTGAGGACCTGCAGCGGCTGGCGCGCGGCATCTACGCCGCCGAGCTGGTCGATCGCTTCAGCGAGCCACGCTCGGAGAACTACCCGGTCTTCCGCCTGCTGGCCGAGACGTTGCGCCGCCTGGCCACGCCCGCCGATTCGGCGGATCTCGCCGTGCGCCTGTTCGAGCTGCATCTGCTCGCGTTCGTCGGCTACCGGCCGCAACTCGACCGCTGCGTCGTCTGCTCCGGGCCCCTCACGCCCGTGACCAACGCCTTCGGGCCGGCGCTCGGCGGCGTGGTCTGCCCGGCCTGCCGCGCCGCTCAGCCCGGTCTCTGGCCGCTGAGCGTCAATGCGCTCAAGATCTTGCGCCTGCTGCAGCGCGGCGACTGGACCACGGCCGCGGGGCTGCGGCTTTCGGCCGAGCTGCTTTCCGAGATCGAGCTGCTGCTGCGCGGCTACATCCGCTACGTGCTGGAGGCGACGCCGCGCTCGGTCGTCTTTGTCGACGCGCTGCGCCGCGACACGCCAGCGGGCCGGCCGAAGCACCTGGAGCTCGAGCCGGCCACCCCGGCGTTGGCCGCGCGCGGAGGCGCGTGA
- the recR gene encoding recombination mediator RecR, with product MSAAATPVARLIDEFHKLPGIGPKSAQRLAYHILRTSAEEAHALAQAIVDVKEQITFCSSCQNLTEVDPCRICRSDKRDTTVICVVEEPLDILAIERTRSYKGLYHVLHGVISPIDGVGPEDLKVRELIGRLSDGAVREVIMATNPNVEGDATAMYLDRLIAPSGVRVTRLARGLAMGADLEYADEVTLTRALEGRQQV from the coding sequence ATTTCCGCTGCCGCCACGCCGGTGGCGCGGCTGATCGACGAGTTTCACAAGCTGCCCGGCATCGGGCCGAAGTCCGCCCAGCGCCTGGCCTATCATATTCTGCGCACCAGCGCCGAAGAGGCGCACGCTCTGGCGCAGGCGATCGTCGACGTCAAAGAGCAGATTACGTTCTGCAGCTCCTGCCAGAACCTGACCGAAGTCGATCCCTGCCGTATCTGCCGCTCGGACAAGCGCGACACGACGGTGATCTGCGTGGTCGAGGAGCCGCTGGACATCCTCGCAATCGAGCGCACGCGCAGCTATAAGGGGCTGTACCACGTGCTGCACGGCGTGATCTCGCCGATCGACGGCGTCGGGCCGGAGGACCTGAAGGTGCGCGAGCTGATCGGCCGTCTCTCTGACGGCGCCGTGCGCGAAGTGATCATGGCGACCAATCCCAACGTCGAGGGCGACGCAACGGCCATGTACCTCGACCGCCTGATCGCGCCGAGCGGCGTGCGCGTCACGCGGCTGGCGCGCGGCCTTGCCATGGGCGCCGACCTCGAATACGCCGACGAAGTGACGCTGACTCGCGCCCTTGAAGGCCGGCAGCAGGTCTAG
- a CDS encoding DUF5990 family protein, with amino-acid sequence MTVLRLRIVGHSLPGLQWCDQAPVYVGVQRGSVVVDLVPGDAGEAVFDLSVDVVARDDGERDFRGPYAQGKRGDRFLYLSWGTLGADGRFVMFRRAKIRFAEIPTAEVEHALATGETLVGTLSLTGERGGPVCAAVRPPRIRWQSAAPVSA; translated from the coding sequence ATGACTGTGTTGCGCCTGCGTATCGTCGGGCACTCGCTGCCCGGTCTGCAGTGGTGCGATCAGGCGCCGGTCTATGTCGGCGTCCAGCGCGGCTCCGTCGTGGTCGATCTCGTGCCCGGCGACGCCGGCGAGGCGGTCTTCGATCTCTCGGTGGATGTCGTGGCGCGGGACGACGGCGAACGCGACTTCCGCGGGCCGTACGCCCAGGGCAAGCGCGGCGACCGCTTCCTGTACTTGAGCTGGGGCACCCTGGGCGCCGACGGGCGCTTCGTCATGTTCCGCCGTGCCAAGATCCGCTTCGCCGAGATACCGACCGCGGAAGTCGAGCATGCGCTCGCCACGGGCGAGACACTCGTCGGCACGCTCAGCCTGACCGGCGAACGCGGCGGACCCGTTTGCGCCGCCGTGCGGCCCCCACGCATTCGCTGGCAATCCGCTGCGCCCGTGTCGGCCTGA
- a CDS encoding YbaB/EbfC family nucleoid-associated protein yields the protein MNRQQRRHGGGGGGFGGISPDLLKQAQELQNKLMQAQQEAQSAVTEGSAGGGVVKAEVRGDLKIVSVTIEKDVVDPDDVEMLQDLVLAAIKDAQEKAEAKQAETMNSLTGGMGGALGGAGLNLPGLE from the coding sequence ATGAACAGGCAGCAGCGACGACACGGCGGCGGTGGTGGCGGCTTCGGCGGCATCAGCCCCGACTTGCTGAAGCAGGCCCAGGAGCTGCAGAACAAGCTGATGCAGGCGCAGCAGGAAGCACAGAGCGCCGTGACCGAAGGCTCGGCCGGCGGCGGCGTGGTCAAGGCCGAAGTCCGGGGCGACCTCAAGATCGTCTCCGTCACGATCGAGAAGGACGTGGTCGATCCGGACGACGTGGAGATGCTGCAAGACCTGGTGCTTGCCGCGATCAAGGACGCGCAGGAGAAGGCCGAGGCCAAGCAGGCCGAGACGATGAACTCGCTCACCGGCGGCATGGGCGGGGCGCTGGGCGGCGCCGGCCTGAACCTGCCGGGCCTTGAATAG
- the dnaX gene encoding DNA polymerase III subunit gamma/tau, with protein sequence MAAEVWYRKWRPQTFADVSGQDHVTRTLARAVELGRVSHAYLFCGPRGTGKTSTARILAKAVNCASPEAGQPCTRCESCQAVAAGRALDLVEMDAASNRGIDEIRELRERVGYSTTGSRYKIYLIDEVHELTQFAFDALLKTLEEPPPHVIFVLATTERHKVPETILSRCQVYDFVRIKLAAVVGRLRQIAEAEGVQVDDTALALIARRATGSLRDAVNLFEQAVATQGHALSEVGLRAATGAGDARARELLQALIERRLDEALNLVAAVRDDGIDLRQFTRDCVQTLRAALLVRAGAAASLDLGDEAMAGLLALAGESGAGELARSLRLLMNADFRADPLSPLPLELAIIEAIERPAVEAAPPAVHEAAAARPQAGTGRAAGLAVALPAPAPAARVRAVQTPRTGPPPAPLVARRGEQPNPADPDTPRPAEKSVENPSAQPPGSAATAAAPQTEEPSAAVTAATKEPLTDAAPAAEVAEDALLDAPSAPASLDAVRRRMRELHTRVNAIDRNTAVLLKSACDIVSFNGTSLVLGFEHKPLAERAQRAAAMTALQQAAAELFGSQVVVSCVHEPDVVNRMQALLAERPSHLLDEALKLGARPLEKTT encoded by the coding sequence ATGGCCGCTGAAGTCTGGTATCGCAAGTGGCGGCCGCAGACCTTCGCCGACGTGTCCGGACAGGACCACGTCACCCGCACGCTCGCTCGTGCCGTCGAACTGGGCCGCGTCTCCCACGCCTACCTCTTCTGCGGCCCGCGCGGCACCGGCAAGACCAGCACCGCGCGCATCCTCGCCAAGGCCGTCAACTGCGCATCGCCCGAGGCCGGCCAGCCCTGCACCCGCTGCGAGTCGTGCCAGGCCGTGGCCGCCGGCCGCGCGCTGGACCTCGTGGAGATGGACGCAGCGAGCAACCGCGGCATCGACGAGATCCGCGAGCTGCGCGAGCGCGTCGGCTACTCCACCACCGGCTCGCGCTACAAGATCTACCTGATCGACGAAGTACACGAGCTGACGCAGTTTGCCTTCGACGCGCTGCTCAAGACTCTGGAAGAACCGCCTCCCCATGTTATCTTCGTGCTGGCGACCACCGAGCGGCACAAAGTCCCGGAAACCATCCTCTCCCGCTGCCAGGTCTACGACTTCGTGCGCATCAAGCTCGCGGCTGTGGTCGGGCGCCTGCGCCAGATCGCCGAGGCCGAGGGAGTGCAGGTGGACGACACCGCACTGGCCCTGATCGCGCGTCGCGCCACGGGCAGCCTGCGCGACGCGGTCAACCTGTTCGAGCAGGCAGTGGCCACGCAGGGCCACGCGCTGAGCGAGGTCGGCCTGCGCGCGGCAACCGGCGCCGGCGACGCACGGGCGCGGGAGTTGCTTCAGGCGCTGATCGAACGGCGGCTTGACGAGGCGCTGAATCTCGTCGCGGCCGTGCGCGACGACGGCATCGATTTGAGGCAGTTCACGCGCGACTGCGTGCAGACGCTGCGGGCGGCGCTGCTCGTGCGGGCGGGAGCCGCCGCCTCGCTCGATCTCGGCGATGAGGCCATGGCCGGGCTGCTCGCCCTCGCCGGAGAGTCCGGCGCCGGCGAGCTGGCGCGGTCGCTGCGGTTGCTGATGAACGCCGATTTCCGCGCCGACCCACTCTCGCCCCTGCCGCTCGAGCTGGCGATCATCGAGGCGATCGAGCGCCCTGCTGTCGAAGCTGCCCCGCCGGCGGTGCACGAAGCGGCGGCCGCCCGCCCGCAGGCAGGGACGGGCCGCGCGGCCGGGCTGGCCGTCGCGCTGCCCGCGCCGGCGCCGGCCGCGCGGGTGCGCGCGGTGCAGACCCCCCGCACCGGCCCGCCGCCTGCGCCGCTCGTCGCCAGGCGCGGCGAGCAACCGAACCCGGCCGATCCAGACACGCCTCGTCCTGCCGAGAAATCCGTCGAAAATCCGTCGGCGCAGCCGCCCGGCTCAGCAGCCACGGCCGCGGCGCCGCAGACGGAGGAACCGTCCGCTGCTGTGACAGCAGCGACCAAGGAGCCGCTCACAGACGCTGCACCGGCTGCCGAGGTCGCGGAAGACGCGCTGCTCGATGCCCCCTCCGCGCCCGCCTCGCTCGACGCGGTGCGCCGGCGCATGCGCGAGCTGCACACGCGGGTCAACGCGATTGACAGGAACACCGCGGTTCTGCTGAAGAGCGCGTGTGATATCGTCAGCTTCAATGGAACCAGCCTCGTGCTTGGCTTCGAGCACAAGCCGCTGGCCGAGCGGGCGCAGCGGGCCGCGGCGATGACCGCGCTGCAACAAGCGGCAGCCGAACTCTTCGGCTCGCAGGTCGTCGTGAGCTGTGTGCACGAGCCTGACGTGGTCAACCGTATGCAGGCGTTGCTGGCGGAGCGGCCCAGCCACCTGCTGGACGAGGCGCTGAAGCTCGGCGCGCGGCCGCTGGAGAAGACGACATAA
- the ybeY gene encoding rRNA maturation RNase YbeY: MNEIDIAFDEPFTGLDLASWLPALAERALAAEGIEGAALSVLITDDATLQALNREYRGYDEPTDVLSFGLTERMKPALDDMSEVEAFPLPPELSEQIGEVVISYPTAVRQAAEHGHQANDELALLLVHGILHLLGHDHDQPEEIRVMREREAALLCEPVWPSH; this comes from the coding sequence TTGAATGAAATTGACATAGCCTTCGATGAACCGTTCACCGGCCTCGATCTTGCTTCGTGGTTGCCGGCGCTGGCGGAGCGGGCGCTGGCCGCAGAGGGAATCGAGGGCGCGGCGCTCTCCGTGCTGATCACCGACGACGCCACTTTGCAGGCGCTGAACAGAGAGTATCGCGGCTACGACGAGCCCACCGACGTGCTTTCATTCGGCCTCACCGAGCGGATGAAGCCGGCGTTAGACGACATGTCCGAGGTCGAAGCGTTTCCACTGCCGCCGGAGCTAAGCGAGCAGATCGGCGAGGTCGTGATTAGCTATCCCACCGCCGTGCGCCAGGCCGCCGAGCACGGCCATCAAGCCAACGACGAGCTGGCGCTGCTGCTTGTGCACGGCATCTTGCACCTGCTCGGCCACGACCACGACCAGCCCGAGGAAATTCGCGTCATGCGCGAACGCGAGGCCGCGCTGCTGTGCGAGCCGGTGTGGCCGAGCCACTGA
- a CDS encoding NADH-quinone oxidoreductase subunit N: MDDITRFLPELIVLATAGLVVLVDLLPVDKRVLPWLTLLGLAVSAGWTVGLIIAGGQGRAFGDMLRVDAFSLFFLFLFQAVAAVIVLSAMDFAGQMPDRQGEFYALVLAVASGAMLLSGANDLIMIFISLELTSISQYALAGFMRDTRSSEAGLKYLLLGAVSTATLLYGMALLFGLTGTTALPGIATALHGASDNLRPAYLLAATLLAAGFGFKMAIFPFQMWVPDVYEGAPTPVSAYLSVASKAAAFAIVLRIFFEALGDTRISSEWANLFAILAAISMTLGNVVAIQQHNIKRLFGYSSVAQAGNFLVGIAAVSASSGRFTIGASGVLFFIAAYAFTNLGAFLAIIAISDAIGSEEIADYAGLGRRAPWLAAIFALCLISLTGFPPTAGFFAKVYIFNAAIQAKFVWLVVIAVLNSLVSAVYYLGVLRVMYLGEPKAEGRVRAGIPISFGMGVSALGVLVFGVAPGPLLTAAQKAADVFAVH; encoded by the coding sequence GTGGATGACATCACCCGGTTTTTGCCCGAGCTGATCGTGCTCGCCACGGCGGGCCTGGTCGTGCTCGTCGATCTGCTGCCAGTCGACAAGCGGGTGCTGCCCTGGCTCACGCTGCTCGGCCTCGCCGTTTCGGCGGGCTGGACGGTGGGGCTGATCATCGCCGGCGGCCAGGGCCGCGCTTTCGGCGACATGCTGCGCGTGGACGCGTTCAGCCTCTTCTTCCTCTTCCTCTTCCAGGCCGTCGCCGCCGTGATCGTGCTTTCCGCCATGGACTTCGCCGGCCAGATGCCCGACCGGCAGGGTGAGTTTTACGCGCTGGTGCTGGCCGTGGCCTCCGGCGCGATGCTGCTCTCCGGCGCCAACGACCTGATCATGATCTTCATCTCGCTGGAGTTGACCAGCATCTCGCAGTACGCGCTGGCCGGCTTCATGCGCGACACGCGCTCGAGCGAGGCGGGTCTCAAGTACCTGCTGCTCGGCGCCGTGAGCACCGCGACGCTGCTCTACGGCATGGCGCTGCTCTTCGGCCTCACGGGCACGACGGCGCTGCCGGGTATCGCCACGGCGCTGCACGGCGCCAGCGACAATCTGCGTCCGGCCTACCTGCTGGCGGCTACGCTGCTGGCAGCGGGCTTTGGCTTCAAGATGGCCATCTTTCCCTTCCAGATGTGGGTGCCGGACGTATACGAGGGCGCGCCGACGCCGGTTTCGGCATATCTGTCGGTTGCCTCAAAGGCGGCGGCGTTCGCGATCGTGCTGCGCATCTTCTTCGAAGCGCTGGGCGACACGCGCATCTCGTCCGAGTGGGCCAACCTCTTCGCCATCCTCGCGGCGATCTCGATGACGCTGGGCAACGTTGTCGCCATCCAGCAGCACAACATCAAGCGGCTGTTCGGCTACTCGTCGGTGGCGCAGGCGGGCAACTTCCTCGTGGGCATCGCCGCCGTCTCGGCGTCGAGCGGCCGCTTCACGATCGGCGCCAGTGGTGTGCTCTTCTTCATCGCGGCCTACGCCTTCACGAACCTCGGCGCCTTCCTCGCGATCATCGCGATCTCGGACGCGATCGGCAGCGAGGAGATCGCCGACTACGCAGGCCTGGGCCGGCGGGCGCCGTGGCTGGCGGCGATCTTCGCCCTCTGCCTGATCTCGCTCACGGGCTTCCCACCAACGGCCGGCTTCTTCGCCAAGGTCTACATCTTCAACGCCGCGATCCAGGCGAAGTTCGTCTGGCTGGTCGTCATCGCGGTGCTGAACTCGCTGGTCTCCGCGGTCTACTACCTCGGCGTGCTGCGCGTGATGTACCTGGGCGAGCCGAAGGCGGAGGGCCGCGTGCGGGCGGGCATTCCGATCAGTTTCGGCATGGGCGTGTCCGCGCTGGGAGTGCTGGTCTTCGGCGTAGCGCCCGGCCCGCTGCTTACCGCCGCGCAGAAAGCCGCCGACGTATTCGCGGTGCATTGA
- a CDS encoding NADH-quinone oxidoreductase subunit M, whose protein sequence is MLSVILFLPLTGAVVCALWPREQQQYVRWWAALVSLATFAVSIAAFAAFDRTQAAGFQFVEHFTWIDARDIGGAFTLQYKIGIDGLSIPMVLLTTGLTLLSVLISFGVDLRQKEYFAWMLVLETGVLGVFLSLDFLLFFLFWEVELVPMYLLISIWGTGRKEYAALKFVLFTVAGSSLMLVGIFLLHYSTNTFDFEQLSGANIQNTIVPINMIFWLILAAFFVKLPVFPLHTWLPDAHTNAPTAVSVLLAGVLLKMGGYGILRWGVSIFPQAAKDFALVFAILAAINIIYGAFVVLRQQDLKRLIAYSSVSHMGYVLLGVSALKQVGLTGASLQMFTHGMITGLLFIMVGLIYERTHTRDIGQMSGLMRNMPFIGVTFFIAGFASLGLPAMAGFVAELLVFLGTFNKFVPMTILGVVGVLLSAGYILWMLQRVLWGPPMERWEGLRDTRNWWEIGPVVGLIVAIISVGVYPLWIVDVVQNGVQPIVQRLG, encoded by the coding sequence GTGCTGAGCGTGATCCTCTTTCTGCCGCTGACCGGCGCCGTGGTCTGCGCCCTCTGGCCGCGCGAGCAGCAGCAGTACGTGCGCTGGTGGGCGGCGCTCGTCTCGCTGGCAACCTTCGCCGTCTCGATCGCCGCCTTTGCCGCCTTCGACCGCACCCAGGCCGCCGGCTTCCAGTTCGTGGAGCATTTCACCTGGATCGACGCCCGCGACATCGGCGGCGCCTTTACGCTCCAGTACAAGATCGGCATCGACGGCCTCAGCATCCCGATGGTGTTGCTGACCACGGGGCTGACGCTGCTCTCGGTGCTGATCTCCTTCGGCGTGGACCTGCGGCAGAAGGAGTACTTCGCCTGGATGCTCGTGCTGGAGACGGGCGTGCTGGGAGTCTTTCTCTCGCTCGACTTCCTGCTCTTCTTCCTCTTCTGGGAGGTCGAGCTGGTGCCGATGTACCTGCTGATCTCGATCTGGGGCACGGGGCGCAAGGAGTACGCGGCGCTCAAATTCGTGCTGTTCACGGTGGCCGGCTCGTCGCTGATGCTGGTCGGCATCTTCCTGCTGCACTACAGCACGAACACGTTTGACTTCGAGCAGCTCAGCGGCGCCAACATCCAGAACACGATCGTGCCGATCAACATGATCTTCTGGCTGATTCTCGCCGCCTTCTTCGTCAAGCTGCCCGTCTTCCCCCTGCACACCTGGCTGCCGGACGCGCACACGAACGCGCCGACGGCGGTGAGCGTGCTGCTGGCCGGCGTGCTGCTGAAGATGGGCGGCTACGGCATTCTGCGCTGGGGCGTGAGCATCTTCCCGCAGGCGGCGAAGGACTTCGCGCTGGTCTTTGCGATCTTGGCCGCGATCAATATCATCTACGGCGCCTTCGTCGTGCTCCGGCAGCAGGACTTAAAGCGGCTGATCGCGTACTCGTCGGTCAGCCACATGGGCTACGTCTTGCTCGGCGTCTCGGCCCTGAAACAGGTGGGGCTGACCGGCGCCTCGCTGCAGATGTTTACCCACGGCATGATCACCGGCCTGCTCTTCATCATGGTCGGCCTGATCTACGAGCGCACGCACACGCGCGATATCGGCCAGATGTCGGGTCTGATGCGCAACATGCCGTTCATCGGCGTGACGTTCTTCATCGCCGGCTTCGCCTCGCTCGGCCTGCCGGCGATGGCGGGCTTCGTGGCGGAGTTGCTGGTCTTCCTGGGCACGTTCAACAAGTTCGTGCCCATGACGATTCTCGGCGTGGTCGGCGTGCTGCTCAGCGCGGGCTACATCCTCTGGATGCTGCAGCGCGTGCTCTGGGGTCCGCCGATGGAGCGCTGGGAAGGGCTTCGCGACACGCGCAACTGGTGGGAGATCGGCCCTGTCGTCGGACTGATCGTGGCGATCATCTCGGTCGGCGTCTACCCGCTGTGGATCGTGGACGTGGTGCAGAACGGCGTGCAGCCGATCGTGCAGCGGCTGGGGTGA
- the nuoL gene encoding NADH-quinone oxidoreductase subunit L encodes MNSFPEGFAWAIFLLPVASSVLITLALLTGALPRRQLRLAGYLTILCIFVAFLLSLWALKAVDHNAGHPLSYTSHQWLQFPGFTFTLGLRVDGLTAVMLVVVTSVSLLVQYYSQGYMEGDPGYGRYYAYMSLFTASMLGLVLSDSILFLFVNWELVGLCSFLLIGFWFHKPSAAAAAKKAFITTRVGDVGFMIAILIIWTHTGTFDIARIHQAAVAGTIGSTTLTLFALGVFAGAAGKSAQVPLHIWLPDAMEGPTPVSALIHAATMVAAGVYLVARFFPVFAASSGALHTVAWIGAITAIVAATMGVVNPDIKRVLAYSTISQLGYMMLGLGSGAYVAAIFHLMNHAFFKALLFLGSGSVNRATNTFDMRLMGGLRRAMPITFWTFVIASLSLAGVPPFSGFYSKDDILHAAWNDNKILFVLGFLVVFLTAFYMARVIFLTFFGEFRGGAPHHDHWTEGWTTIPVSASEDQNVHDSAAVSEVLQAEEEHEREGDVHRDHAVHPHESPWVMLLPLVVLAVPAVISWLVNYHTHWFGDLIKNALPAGTPERTDEVVNWGLAIASIAMALAGIFVGYVIYQARRGLDVTMGRLLRPLYVLFSNKWYADVIGEDLIARGLVYRGLAYASDLIDTYVIDGIANGFGLVTERGGAVLRRAASGEFQAYGFIFSAGVAVIAVVLVVIARTS; translated from the coding sequence ATGAATTCGTTTCCGGAAGGCTTCGCCTGGGCGATCTTCCTGCTGCCCGTGGCCTCCAGTGTGCTGATCACGCTGGCACTGCTCACGGGCGCGCTGCCGCGCCGCCAGCTTCGCCTCGCCGGCTACCTGACCATCCTCTGCATCTTCGTCGCCTTCCTGCTCTCGCTCTGGGCGCTGAAAGCCGTCGATCATAACGCCGGCCACCCGCTCAGCTACACCTCGCACCAGTGGCTGCAGTTCCCCGGCTTCACCTTTACGCTCGGCCTGCGCGTCGATGGATTGACGGCGGTGATGCTGGTTGTTGTCACCAGCGTCTCGCTGCTGGTGCAGTATTACTCGCAGGGCTACATGGAGGGCGACCCCGGTTACGGCCGCTACTACGCCTACATGTCGCTGTTCACCGCCTCGATGCTCGGCCTGGTGCTGTCGGATAGCATCCTTTTCCTCTTCGTGAACTGGGAACTGGTCGGCCTCTGCTCCTTCCTCCTGATCGGCTTCTGGTTCCACAAGCCGAGCGCCGCAGCCGCCGCCAAGAAGGCGTTCATCACCACGCGTGTAGGCGACGTCGGCTTCATGATCGCGATCCTCATCATCTGGACGCACACGGGCACCTTCGACATTGCCAGGATTCACCAGGCCGCGGTGGCCGGCACGATCGGTTCGACCACGCTGACCCTGTTCGCGCTGGGCGTGTTCGCCGGCGCGGCGGGCAAGTCGGCGCAGGTGCCGCTGCACATCTGGCTGCCGGACGCGATGGAAGGCCCAACCCCGGTTTCGGCGCTGATCCACGCGGCGACGATGGTCGCCGCCGGTGTGTATCTCGTCGCCCGCTTCTTCCCCGTCTTCGCGGCCTCGAGCGGCGCCCTGCATACGGTCGCCTGGATCGGCGCGATCACGGCGATCGTTGCGGCGACGATGGGCGTGGTGAACCCGGACATCAAGCGCGTGCTCGCCTACTCCACGATCTCGCAGCTCGGCTACATGATGCTGGGCCTCGGCTCCGGCGCCTACGTGGCGGCGATCTTTCACCTGATGAACCACGCCTTCTTCAAGGCGCTGCTCTTCCTCGGCTCCGGCAGCGTCAACCGCGCGACGAACACCTTCGACATGCGCCTGATGGGCGGCCTGCGGCGGGCGATGCCGATCACCTTCTGGACCTTCGTGATCGCCTCGCTCAGCCTGGCCGGTGTGCCGCCCTTCTCCGGCTTCTACAGCAAGGACGACATCCTGCACGCGGCCTGGAACGACAACAAGATCCTGTTCGTGCTCGGCTTCCTCGTCGTCTTCCTCACCGCGTTCTACATGGCGCGCGTGATCTTCCTGACCTTCTTCGGCGAGTTCCGCGGCGGCGCGCCGCATCACGACCACTGGACCGAGGGCTGGACGACGATTCCGGTCTCCGCCTCGGAGGATCAGAACGTGCACGACTCCGCCGCCGTGTCCGAGGTGCTGCAAGCCGAGGAGGAACATGAGCGCGAGGGCGATGTCCACCGCGACCACGCGGTGCATCCGCACGAGTCGCCCTGGGTGATGCTGCTGCCGCTCGTGGTTCTCGCGGTTCCGGCGGTGATCAGCTGGCTGGTGAACTACCACACGCACTGGTTCGGCGACCTGATCAAGAACGCGCTGCCGGCCGGCACGCCAGAGCGCACCGATGAGGTCGTGAACTGGGGGCTGGCGATCGCCTCGATCGCGATGGCGCTGGCCGGTATCTTCGTCGGCTACGTGATCTACCAGGCACGGCGCGGCCTTGATGTGACGATGGGCCGGCTGCTGCGGCCGCTGTATGTGCTGTTCAGCAATAAGTGGTACGCCGACGTGATCGGCGAGGACCTGATCGCGCGCGGCCTCGTCTACCGCGGCCTCGCCTACGCGAGCGATCTGATCGACACCTACGTAATCGACGGCATCGCCAACGGCTTCGGCCTGGTGACGGAGCGCGGCGGTGCGGTGCTGCGACGCGCGGCCAGCGGCGAGTTCCAGGCGTATGGCTTCATCTTCAGCGCCGGCGTGGCGGTGATCGCCGTCGTGCTGGTGGTGATCGCCCGGACCAGTTAG
- the nuoK gene encoding NADH-quinone oxidoreductase subunit NuoK has translation MVSLEHFLVVGAVLFGIGLWIALSKRNAVLILMGIEIMLNAVNLTLLAFSRFVKSPTPIAGHIFVIFVITVAAAEASVALAMVVSVYRNRGTIDVDQIDLLRF, from the coding sequence ATGGTCTCTCTCGAGCACTTCCTCGTGGTCGGCGCGGTGCTGTTCGGCATCGGCCTCTGGATCGCGCTCTCCAAGCGCAACGCCGTGCTGATCCTAATGGGCATCGAGATCATGCTCAACGCGGTGAACCTGACGTTGCTGGCGTTTTCGCGCTTCGTCAAGTCGCCGACGCCGATCGCCGGTCATATCTTCGTGATCTTCGTCATCACCGTCGCGGCGGCCGAAGCCTCCGTGGCGCTGGCGATGGTCGTTTCGGTCTACCGCAACCGCGGCACGATCGACGTCGACCAGATCGATTTGTTGAGGTTCTAG